GCCAGTGGTACCTGATGCGCATCAGCCCGTACCGCACCTCGGACAACTTCATTGACGGCGTGGTGGTGGCGTTTACCAACGTGGACGTGATCAAGGCCATGGAGCGGCAGCTGCGCGACTCGCTGACCTACGCCGACGGCGTGCTGAACAGCATGCAGGACCCGCTGCTCGTCCTCGACGCACAGGAGCGGGTGGTGGCGGCCAACCGCGCCCTGTACAGCCTGCTGCAGACCACCGCGCCGCAGTTGAAGGGAGAGGCCCTGCAGACTGTCGCCCACGGGGCCTTCGACCAGCTGGACCTGCTGACCCGCCTGCGCGACGTGATGAGCAGCGAGCGTCCCCTGAGCAGCTACGTGATCGACCTGACGCTGCCGCAGCTGGGCACCCGCAAGATGAAGGTCGAGGCCGACCCGATCTTCAGCGAGGACGGCCACAGCGTCCTGCTGCTGTTCAAGATGGAGGACGTGACCGCGCTGCTGCGCCGGGCCGTTCAGGAGGGCGAGGACCTGCGGGGCTAGGCCAGGGAGGCGCGGAGCCGCTCAGCGC
The Deinococcus aerophilus DNA segment above includes these coding regions:
- a CDS encoding PAS domain-containing protein; translated protein: MKNLLDSAGIATVFLGNDLTIKRFTPRITRVINLMAVDLGRPITDISVNLRYEHLTRDIKRVLDTLETLELQVQTHDGQWYLMRISPYRTSDNFIDGVVVAFTNVDVIKAMERQLRDSLTYADGVLNSMQDPLLVLDAQERVVAANRALYSLLQTTAPQLKGEALQTVAHGAFDQLDLLTRLRDVMSSERPLSSYVIDLTLPQLGTRKMKVEADPIFSEDGHSVLLLFKMEDVTALLRRAVQEGEDLRG